In Piliocolobus tephrosceles isolate RC106 chromosome 5, ASM277652v3, whole genome shotgun sequence, a single genomic region encodes these proteins:
- the TUBB gene encoding tubulin beta chain: protein MREIVHIQAGQCGNQIGAKFWEVISDEHGIDPTGTYHGDSDLQLDRISVYYNEATGGKYVPRAILVDLEPGTMDSVRSGPFGQIFRPDNFVFGQSGAGNNWAKGHYTEGAELVDSVLDVVRKEAESCDCLQGFQLTHSLGGGTGSGMGTLLISKIREEYPDRIMNTFSVVPSPKVSDTVVEPYNATLSVHQLVENTDETYCIDNEALYDICFRTLKLTTPTYGDLNHLVSATMSGVTTCLRFPGQLNADLRKLAVNMVPFPRLHFFMPGFAPLTSRGSQQYRALTVPELTQQVFDAKNMMAACDPRHGRYLTVAAVFRGRMSMKEVDEQMLNVQNKNSSYFVEWIPNNVKTAVCDIPPRGLKMAVTFIGNSTAIQELFKRISEQFTAMFRRKAFLHWYTGEGMDEMEFTEAESNMNDLVSEYQQYQDATAEEEEDFGEEAEEEA, encoded by the exons aTGAGGGAAATCGTGCACATCCAGGCCGGTCAATGTGGCAACCAGATCGGTGCCAAG TTCTGGGAGGTGATCAGTGATGAACATGGCATTGACCCCACCGGCACCTACCACGGGGACAGCGACCTGCAGCTGGACCGCATCTCCGTGTACTACAATGAAGCCACAG GTGGCAAATATGTTCCTCGTGCCATCCTGGTGGATCTAGAACCTGGGACCATGGACTCTGTTCGCTCAGGTCCTTTTGGCCAGATCTTTAGACCAGACAACTTTGTATTTG GTCAGTCTGGGGCAGGTAACAACTGGGCCAAAGGCCACTACACAGAGGGGGCTGAGCTGGTTGATTCTGTCCTGGATGTGGTACGGAAGGAAGCAGAGAGCTGTGACTGCCTGCAGGGCTTCCAGCTGACCCACTCACTGGGTGGAGGCACAGGCTCTGGAATGGGCACTCTCCTTATCAGCAAGATCCGAGAAGAGTACCCTGATCGCATCATGAACACCTTCAGTGTAGTTCCTTCACCCAAAGTATCTGACACCGTGGTCGAGCCCTACAATGCCACCCTCTCCGTCCATCAGTTGGTAGAGAACACTGATGAGACCTATTGCATTGACAACGAGGCCCTCTATGATATCTGCTTCCGTACTCTGAAGCTGACCACACCAACCTACGGGGATCTGAACCACCTTGTCTCAGCCACCATGAGCGGTGTCACCACCTGCCTCCGCTTCCCTGGCCAGCTCAATGCTGACCTCCGCAAGTTGGCAGTCAACATGGTCCCCTTCCCACGCCTCCATTTCTTTATGCCTGGCTTTGCCCCTCTCACCAGCCGTGGAAGCCAGCAATATCGAGCTCTTACAGTGCCAGAACTCACCCAGCAGGTCTTCGATGCCAAGAACATGATGGCTGCCTGTGACCCCCGCCACGGCCGATACCTCACCGTGGCCGCTGTCTTCCGTGGTCGGATGTCCATGAAGGAGGTCGATGAGCAGATGCTTAACGTGCAGAACAAAAACAGCAGCTACTTTGTGGAATGGATCCCCAACAACGTCAAGACAGCTGTCTGTGACATCCCACCTCGTGGCCTCAAGATGGCAGTCACCTTCATTGGCAACAGCACGGCCATCCAGGAGCTCTTCAAGCGCATCTCGGAGCAGTTCACTGCCATGTTCCGCCGGAAGGCCTTCCTCCACTGGTACACAGGCGAGGGCATGGACGAGATGGAGTTCACTGAGGCTGAGAGCAACATGAACGACCTCGTCTCTGAGTATCAGCAGTACCAGGATGCCACcgcagaagaggaggaggatttCGGTGAGGAGGCCGAAGAGGAGGCCTAA
- the FLOT1 gene encoding flotillin-1 — MFFTCGPNEAMVVSGFCRSPPVMVAGGRVFVLPCIQQIQRISLNTLTLNVKSEKVYTRHGVPISVTGIAQVKIQGQNKEMLAAACQMFLGKTEAEIAHIALETLEGHQRAIMAHMTVEEIYKDRQKFSEQVFKVASSDLVNMGISVVSYTLKDIHDDQDYLHSLGKARTAQVQKDARIGEAEAKRDAGIREAKAKQEKVSAQYLSEIEMAKAQRDYELKKAAYDIEVNTRRAQADLAYQLQVRATTLGRWPGRSLPLPHSSQAVHLRNHYFSYSNFDVILALHLWTSSPI, encoded by the exons ATGTTTTTCACCTGTGGCCCAAATGAGGCCATGGTGGTCTCCG GGTTCTGCCGAAGCCCCCCAGTCATGGTGGCTGGAGGACGAGTCTTTGTCCTGCCCTGCATCCAGCAGATCCAGAG GATCTCTCTCAACACACTGACCCTCAATGTCAAGAGTGAAAAGGTTTACACTCGCCATGGGGTCCCCATCTCAGTCACTGGCATTGCCCAG GTAAAAATCCAGGGGCAGAACAAGGAGATGTTGGCGGCTGCCTGTCAGATGTTCCTGGGGAAGACGGAGGCTGAGATTGCCCACATTGCCCTGGAGACGTTAGAGGGCCACCAGAGGGCCATAATGGCCCACATGACTGTGGAG GAGATCTATAAGGACAGGCAGAAATTCTCAGAGCAGGTTTTCAAAGTGGCCTCCTCCGACTTGGTCAACATGGGCATCAGTGTGGTTAGCTACACTCTGAAAGACATTCACGATGACCAG GACTATTTGCACTCTTTGGGAAAGGCTCGAACAGCTCAAGTCCAAAAAGATGCACGGATTGGAGAAGCAGAGGCCAAGAGAGATGCTGGGATCCGG GAAGCTAAAGCCAAGCAGGAAAAGGTGTCCGCTCAGTACCTGAGTGAGATCGAGATggccaaggcacagagagattacgAGCTGAAGAAGGCCGCCTATGACATCGAGGTCAACACCCGCCGAGCACAGGCTGACCTGGCCTATCAGCTTCAGGTcagagccaccacactgggcagATGGCCAGGCCGCTCTCTGCCCCTTCCCCATTCCTCTCAGGCTGTCCATCTCAGGAACCACTATTTCTCATACTCTAACTTTGATGTTATTCTGGCTCTCCATCTCTGGACTAGCTCCCCAATATGA
- the IER3 gene encoding radiation-inducible immediate-early gene IEX-1 has product MCHSRSCHPTMTILQAPTPAPSTNPGPRRGSGPEIFTFDPLPEPAAVPAGRPSASRGHRKRSRRVLYPRVVRRQLPVEEPNPAKRLLFLLLTIVFCQILIAEEGVPAPLPPEGAPSTASPEPTLVPPVLEPFNLTSEPSDYALDLSTFLQQHPAAF; this is encoded by the exons ATGTGTCACTCTCGCAGCTGCCACCCGACCATGACCATCCTGCAGGCCCCGACTCCGGCCCCCTCCACCAACCCGGGACCCCGGCGGGGCTCCGGTCCTGAGATCTTCACCTTCGACCCTCTCCCGGAGCCCGCAGCGGTCCCCGCCGGGCGCCCCAGCGCCTCTCGCGGGCACCGAAAGCGCAGCCGCAGGGTTCTCTACCCTCGAGTG GTCCGGCGCCAGCTGCCAGTCGAGGAACCGAACCCAGCCAAAAGGCTTCTCTTTCTGCTGCTCACCATCGTCTTCTGCCAGATCCTGATAGCTGAAGAGGGTGTGCCAGCGCCCCTGCCTCCGGAGGGCGCCCCCAGCACCGCATCCCCGGAGCCCACCCTTGTGCCCCCGGTCCTCGAGCCCTTTAATCTGACTTCGGAGCCCTCGGACTATGCTTTGGACCTCAGCACTTTCCTCCAGCAACACCCAGCCGCCTTCTGA